A genomic segment from Sulfitobacter mediterraneus encodes:
- a CDS encoding SH3 domain-containing protein, producing MTKLQSAVLALALVAFAPHGPVQAGETGSVTHLPLPRFVSMKASEGNVRRGPSLSHRIDWVFKRRDMPLRITAEHGHWRRVEDRDGMGGWVHYSLLSGTRTVLVEQDMLPLHVRPDPNAPVTAALEIGVVARLGDCSTEWCELRSGGYKGWAPKARVWGVAAHEIRE from the coding sequence ATGACAAAGTTGCAAAGCGCCGTTCTGGCGCTGGCCCTTGTGGCATTCGCCCCGCATGGACCGGTACAGGCAGGGGAAACCGGATCAGTGACCCATCTGCCGCTCCCGCGGTTCGTGTCAATGAAAGCCTCGGAAGGCAATGTGCGGCGCGGCCCGTCCCTGTCGCATCGGATCGACTGGGTTTTCAAGCGCCGCGATATGCCGCTGCGCATTACCGCAGAGCATGGTCATTGGCGCCGCGTCGAAGACCGTGACGGCATGGGCGGCTGGGTGCATTATTCGCTGCTTTCGGGCACACGCACGGTTCTGGTTGAGCAAGACATGTTGCCGCTGCATGTGCGCCCTGACCCCAATGCACCGGTGACGGCGGCTTTGGAAATTGGTGTTGTGGCTCGGCTTGGCGATTGCAGCACCGAATGGTGCGAGTTGCGATCAGGCGGCTACAAAGGCTGGGCGCCCAAGGCGCGGGTCTGGGGCGTGGCCGCCCATGAGATCCGCGAATAA
- a CDS encoding helix-turn-helix domain-containing protein — MAIRRLVGRNLKHYREAAGLSQEALAFECGLHRTYVSGVERGVRNPTVVVLAKLAAPLEIEPWRLLVEEGTRR; from the coding sequence ATGGCAATTCGCAGGCTCGTGGGCCGAAACCTTAAGCATTATCGAGAAGCCGCTGGGCTCTCGCAGGAGGCCCTCGCCTTCGAGTGTGGGCTGCATAGGACTTATGTGAGCGGCGTTGAGCGCGGCGTAAGAAACCCTACCGTTGTCGTTCTGGCTAAGCTGGCCGCACCGCTGGAGATCGAGCCTTGGCGGCTGTTGGTGGAGGAGGGCACTAGACGGTGA
- a CDS encoding NADPH:quinone reductase: MKAITYDRFGSAADVLKPAEVVCPDPAAGEVMVKLVYSGVNPSDVKSRAGGRPGVTKPAFDQIIPHSDGAGEVIAVGAGVDAARIGQRVWIWNGQWQRPFGTAASHITLPAQQAVPLPDAVSFETGASLGIPGLTACHAVFGGGDVAGETVLVQGGAGTVGLLAVQLAKWGGARVIATCSPKDMDAVRAAGADHVIDYRADDLPAQVLAANDGAFVETIVEVEFGINIAMDTEVIAPNGRIAAYGAAKELSPTLPFYPLLFKAVTIDIILIYLLPPAERDQTITRLHNALAEGALDCPVAKIYPLAETARAHEAVEAAVRSGAILIDCQS; this comes from the coding sequence ATGAAAGCCATCACCTATGACCGCTTCGGAAGCGCCGCAGACGTCTTGAAGCCCGCCGAGGTGGTCTGCCCCGATCCGGCGGCGGGGGAGGTCATGGTCAAACTGGTCTATTCCGGCGTTAACCCCTCCGATGTCAAATCCCGCGCGGGCGGGCGGCCCGGTGTGACCAAACCTGCCTTTGACCAGATCATCCCGCACAGTGACGGAGCAGGCGAAGTGATCGCCGTGGGCGCAGGCGTGGATGCGGCCCGCATCGGGCAAAGGGTGTGGATCTGGAACGGCCAGTGGCAACGCCCCTTTGGGACCGCGGCCAGCCACATTACCCTGCCCGCGCAGCAAGCCGTACCTCTGCCCGACGCGGTGAGTTTTGAAACCGGCGCCAGTCTTGGCATTCCCGGGCTGACGGCGTGCCATGCCGTCTTTGGTGGCGGAGATGTTGCCGGTGAGACTGTTTTGGTTCAGGGCGGTGCAGGCACCGTTGGTCTGCTCGCCGTGCAACTGGCCAAATGGGGCGGTGCAAGGGTGATCGCGACCTGCAGCCCCAAAGATATGGATGCGGTCCGGGCGGCTGGCGCAGACCATGTGATCGACTACCGCGCCGATGATCTGCCCGCACAGGTTTTGGCGGCCAATGATGGCGCTTTTGTCGAAACCATTGTCGAAGTGGAGTTTGGCATCAACATCGCCATGGACACCGAGGTGATCGCGCCAAATGGCCGGATCGCCGCCTATGGCGCGGCCAAGGAGCTGTCACCAACGCTGCCGTTCTATCCGCTGCTGTTTAAGGCCGTGACCATCGATATCATTCTTATCTATCTGCTGCCCCCGGCCGAGCGGGACCAGACCATCACGCGGCTGCACAACGCGTTGGCCGAAGGTGCATTGGATTGTCCGGTTGCCAAAATCTATCCGCTTGCCGAAACCGCCCGCGCCCATGAGGCGGTGGAAGCCGCCGTGCGGTCCGGGGCGATCCTGATTGATTGTCAAAGCTAG
- a CDS encoding HNH endonuclease, translated as MSHHVFVYQDESEVWLQDIMDNHYEEALARANSVLAQTTPDANGCWVRPTVRRPKIRFRGRQVAAARFVYCVVNREVLSQRVVIRHRCHNEQCCRPEHLQTGSAADNKRDDWEYWANGVNYDLL; from the coding sequence ATGAGCCACCATGTGTTCGTCTATCAGGATGAAAGTGAAGTCTGGCTGCAAGACATCATGGATAACCACTACGAGGAGGCCCTTGCGAGGGCCAACTCAGTTCTGGCGCAGACCACGCCCGACGCCAATGGGTGCTGGGTGCGACCGACGGTGCGGCGACCGAAGATCAGGTTCCGGGGGCGACAGGTTGCGGCGGCGAGGTTCGTCTACTGCGTGGTCAATCGGGAAGTCCTGAGTCAGCGGGTCGTGATACGCCATCGCTGCCACAACGAGCAATGTTGCCGTCCGGAGCACCTTCAGACGGGCTCGGCGGCGGATAACAAGCGGGACGACTGGGAATACTGGGCCAATGGCGTTAACTACGACCTGCTCTAG
- a CDS encoding haloalkane dehalogenase gives MQFLRTDDAHFDGLSDYAFSPNYLKVDDTEGGQLRVHYLDEGSRGAAPVLLMHGEPTWSYLYRHMIPPLVDAGHRVIAPDLIGFGRSDKPTELKDYTYQRHVDWMMSVVQQLDLQEITLFAQDWGGLIGLRLVAAMPDRFARIVVGNTALPTGDQPMSKAFESWRDYALSVPEFNAGRIVYGGTTSKLTEAEVAAYNAPFPDDRYQAGARKFPALVPSTPDDPAAPANRAAWKVLSGLTLPVLTTFGADDKIMAGVEKIFQTRMTGAAGQDHVILPDAGHFLQEDVGPELARRINAFVEKTR, from the coding sequence ATGCAATTCCTTCGGACCGATGATGCCCATTTTGACGGGCTGAGCGATTATGCCTTTTCCCCCAACTATCTGAAGGTGGATGACACCGAAGGCGGCCAATTGCGGGTGCATTACCTTGATGAAGGGTCGCGCGGTGCCGCGCCTGTGCTGTTGATGCACGGGGAGCCGACGTGGAGCTATCTTTACCGCCACATGATCCCGCCTTTGGTGGATGCCGGGCACAGGGTGATTGCGCCGGACTTGATCGGCTTTGGCCGGTCGGACAAGCCCACCGAATTGAAAGATTACACCTACCAGCGGCACGTCGACTGGATGATGTCCGTTGTGCAGCAGCTGGACTTGCAGGAGATCACGCTCTTTGCGCAGGACTGGGGCGGGCTGATCGGCCTGCGGCTTGTTGCCGCGATGCCGGATCGTTTTGCCCGCATCGTTGTCGGCAACACCGCGCTGCCCACAGGTGATCAACCGATGAGCAAGGCGTTTGAAAGCTGGCGGGACTACGCGCTGAGCGTGCCGGAGTTCAACGCAGGCCGGATCGTCTATGGCGGCACCACGTCCAAGCTGACCGAGGCCGAGGTTGCCGCTTACAACGCGCCATTCCCCGATGATCGGTATCAAGCGGGCGCGCGCAAGTTTCCGGCACTGGTGCCCAGCACACCGGATGATCCCGCAGCCCCGGCAAACCGCGCGGCGTGGAAGGTGCTTTCGGGATTGACCCTGCCGGTCCTGACCACTTTTGGCGCGGACGACAAAATCATGGCAGGGGTGGAAAAGATCTTTCAAACCCGGATGACCGGCGCGGCGGGGCAGGACCATGTGATCTTGCCGGACGCAGGCCATTTCCTGCAAGAGGACGTCGGCCCCGAACTGGCGCGGCGGATCAACGCCTTTGTTGAAAAGACCCGCTGA
- a CDS encoding FAD-binding oxidoreductase yields the protein MGDARALPRNEEGIATVVGILKQQFGERLQTGHSIREQHGHTTTWIENQMPDAVVFAQSTQEVSDIVKACAAHKVPVIAYGTGTSLEGHVNAPAGGISVDLSQMDQVLEVNAGDLDCRVQPGVTREALNTYLRDQGLFFPIDPGANASIGGMTATRASGTNAVRYGTMKDNVLSLEAVMPDGTVIRTASRARKSSAGYDLTRLMVGSEGTLGMITEITLRLQGIPEAISAARCSFPSVEAASKTVMAVIQYGLPVARIELMDAQLVKAVNAYSNLSLPETPLLLLEFHGSEAGVAEQAETFGMLAEEEGGTGYEATATLEERNKLWQARHDAYWAMIQACPGRKGIATDVCVPISRFAEAVTAAETKATEMNLFAPIVGHAGDGNFHASIMIDMEDADEVARAGGFVSWLNELAISMDGTCTGEHGIGQGKRPYLVKELGAGTVGIMGAIKAAIDPDNIMNPGKILPE from the coding sequence ATGGGAGATGCCAGAGCTTTGCCGCGCAACGAAGAGGGGATCGCCACCGTCGTGGGGATCTTGAAGCAACAGTTTGGCGAGCGGTTGCAAACAGGTCATTCGATCCGCGAACAGCATGGCCATACCACCACCTGGATCGAAAACCAGATGCCAGATGCGGTGGTGTTCGCCCAATCCACGCAAGAAGTTTCGGACATTGTCAAAGCCTGCGCCGCCCATAAGGTGCCGGTCATTGCCTATGGCACAGGCACCTCACTGGAGGGGCATGTGAATGCACCCGCGGGCGGCATTTCCGTGGATCTCAGCCAGATGGATCAGGTGCTTGAGGTCAATGCAGGCGATCTTGATTGCCGGGTGCAGCCGGGCGTGACCCGCGAGGCGCTCAATACCTATCTGCGGGATCAGGGGCTGTTCTTTCCCATCGATCCTGGCGCCAATGCCTCGATCGGGGGGATGACGGCGACGCGGGCCTCGGGCACCAATGCGGTGCGCTATGGCACGATGAAGGACAACGTGCTGAGCCTTGAGGCAGTGATGCCCGATGGCACGGTGATCCGCACCGCCAGCCGGGCACGAAAATCTTCGGCAGGTTATGATCTGACCCGGCTTATGGTCGGCTCAGAAGGGACGCTGGGCATGATCACGGAAATCACCCTGCGTTTGCAGGGCATACCCGAGGCGATCTCGGCGGCGCGATGTTCCTTTCCCAGTGTGGAGGCTGCCTCAAAAACCGTGATGGCGGTGATCCAATATGGCCTGCCTGTGGCGCGGATCGAATTGATGGATGCGCAGCTTGTGAAGGCGGTGAACGCCTATTCCAATCTGTCCCTGCCGGAAACGCCGCTGCTCTTGCTAGAGTTTCACGGATCCGAAGCCGGGGTGGCAGAACAGGCAGAAACCTTTGGCATGCTGGCCGAAGAGGAAGGCGGCACCGGCTATGAGGCCACCGCAACCTTGGAGGAGCGGAACAAGCTATGGCAGGCGCGTCATGATGCCTATTGGGCGATGATCCAAGCCTGTCCGGGCCGCAAGGGCATTGCCACTGATGTCTGCGTGCCGATCTCGCGCTTTGCCGAAGCTGTGACGGCAGCAGAAACCAAGGCGACAGAGATGAACCTTTTTGCGCCGATTGTGGGTCATGCAGGGGATGGCAATTTCCATGCCTCCATCATGATCGACATGGAAGATGCTGATGAAGTAGCCCGCGCGGGGGGTTTTGTGAGCTGGCTGAACGAACTTGCCATTTCGATGGACGGCACCTGCACGGGCGAACATGGCATCGGGCAAGGCAAACGCCCCTATCTGGTCAAGGAGTTGGGTGCAGGCACCGTGGGTATCATGGGCGCGATCAAAGCCGCGATTGACCCGGACAACATCATGAACCCGGGCAAGATTTTGCCAGAGTGA
- a CDS encoding 2-hydroxyacid dehydrogenase produces the protein MAKKRLSVVVTRRLPDAVETRLSELFDVRLREDDTPMTRGELIEAVKTADVLVPTVTDEIDAAMIGQAGEQLKLIANYGAGVDHIDVATARQRGVLVSNTPGVLTDDTADMTMALILSVTRRMSEGMAQMQKGTWSGWAPTALLGGRVSGRRLGILGMGRIGQAVARRAAAFGMQVHYHNRRRLHEQIEADLDATYWESLDQMVARMDVISINCPHTPSTFHLMNARRLKLMKPDAVIVNTSRGEVIDENALTRMLRAGEIKGAGLDVYEHGTQVNPRLRELENVVLLPHMGSATVEGRMEMGEKVIINIKTFDDGHRPPDQVVPSML, from the coding sequence ATGGCAAAGAAACGGTTGAGTGTTGTAGTCACGCGACGGTTGCCAGATGCCGTGGAAACACGGCTGTCCGAACTTTTTGACGTGCGGCTGCGCGAAGACGACACGCCAATGACCCGAGGTGAACTGATCGAAGCGGTGAAAACTGCCGATGTTCTGGTGCCGACTGTCACAGACGAGATTGACGCGGCCATGATCGGCCAGGCGGGCGAACAGCTCAAACTGATTGCCAATTACGGGGCCGGAGTGGACCACATTGATGTGGCCACTGCCCGTCAACGCGGCGTGCTGGTCAGCAACACACCGGGCGTTCTGACCGATGATACCGCTGATATGACCATGGCCCTGATCCTGTCGGTGACGCGCCGCATGTCCGAGGGCATGGCGCAGATGCAGAAAGGCACATGGTCCGGTTGGGCACCCACCGCCCTGCTGGGCGGGCGCGTCAGCGGCCGGCGGCTTGGCATTCTGGGCATGGGCCGGATTGGACAGGCCGTGGCACGCCGCGCGGCGGCCTTTGGCATGCAGGTGCATTATCACAACCGACGCCGCCTGCATGAGCAGATCGAAGCGGATCTGGACGCAACCTATTGGGAAAGTCTGGACCAGATGGTGGCGCGGATGGATGTGATCAGCATCAATTGCCCGCACACCCCCAGCACCTTCCACCTGATGAACGCGCGGCGCTTGAAGCTGATGAAACCCGATGCGGTGATCGTGAACACCTCGCGCGGAGAGGTGATCGACGAAAACGCCCTCACCCGGATGCTGCGCGCAGGCGAGATCAAGGGCGCGGGGCTGGACGTTTATGAACACGGCACGCAAGTCAATCCGCGCTTGCGCGAGTTGGAGAATGTCGTGCTGCTGCCGCATATGGGATCGGCCACTGTCGAAGGCCGGATGGAGATGGGCGAGAAAGTGATCATCAACATCAAGACCTTTGATGACGGTCACCGCCCGCCGGATCAGGTTGTCCCTTCGATGTTGTAG
- a CDS encoding HNH endonuclease, which yields MIRHRCHNEQCCRPEHLQTGSAADNKRDDWEYWANGVNYDLL from the coding sequence GTGATACGCCATCGCTGCCACAACGAGCAATGTTGCCGTCCGGAGCACCTTCAGACGGGCTCGGCGGCGGATAACAAGCGGGACGACTGGGAATACTGGGCCAATGGCGTTAACTACGACCTGCTCTAG
- a CDS encoding primase-helicase family protein produces MTTTQKPETGEKTQKEIEMLATVFAQQFVRKDNKFFDVDYLGSALSRTDVEQMILNRISEEYPDVTMSTPLLKGLYGKLIQAQHSDRSRSIQVWNGHSVCLPGRTDRLVSERGAVATNVWVQPAYRDLKINSLDADVIDEFLSYVFQTEAEHDLFVNWLAYCLQNESEKPSWAPFFYSASKGTGKSTLCRLMTELFGEHNTAVQNNVDKLTQQFNATLLRSKLVICEETHLQQGSSKGNTIKTYITDPFILVEQKGKEQVRARNVTCFAFTSNFLPDWMEPGERRYAVFDVDHDGCAGGPDADAFAELVGRVHAFLDDPSNVARFYNALMSRELPTTFNAKSLNITDQATPIMKRLQETSRQTNLDQLEEYLNAEKLVVVPQETVATYVREELNGNGNQTRHLMNELRWIKSTVKWGGRDYARSIWARPGYIVDGGKIFGTGHDGTPIADYLDTTRMHGEIEVIQ; encoded by the coding sequence ATGACCACTACACAGAAACCAGAAACAGGAGAAAAAACACAGAAAGAAATCGAGATGCTGGCAACAGTGTTCGCGCAGCAATTTGTACGCAAAGACAATAAGTTCTTCGATGTAGATTACCTCGGTAGCGCCTTATCACGCACCGACGTGGAGCAGATGATCTTAAACCGCATCTCGGAAGAATACCCTGACGTCACGATGTCGACCCCTTTGCTAAAAGGGCTTTACGGCAAGCTCATTCAGGCACAGCACAGCGACCGCTCACGATCGATACAGGTCTGGAACGGGCATTCAGTCTGCTTGCCGGGGCGTACTGATCGCCTTGTGTCCGAGCGTGGCGCAGTAGCAACCAATGTCTGGGTTCAGCCAGCATATCGGGACCTGAAGATAAACTCACTGGACGCGGATGTGATCGACGAATTCCTCAGCTACGTCTTCCAGACCGAAGCTGAACACGATCTGTTCGTTAACTGGCTGGCCTACTGCCTTCAGAACGAGAGCGAGAAGCCGTCTTGGGCCCCGTTCTTCTATTCTGCCAGCAAGGGCACGGGCAAGAGCACCTTGTGCCGCTTGATGACCGAGCTGTTCGGAGAGCATAACACTGCCGTTCAGAACAATGTTGATAAGCTGACCCAGCAGTTCAATGCGACGCTGCTGAGAAGCAAGCTGGTGATCTGCGAAGAGACACATCTTCAGCAGGGATCGTCGAAGGGCAATACGATAAAGACCTATATCACCGATCCGTTCATTCTTGTTGAGCAGAAGGGCAAGGAGCAGGTCCGTGCGCGAAACGTCACATGCTTCGCCTTTACCTCGAACTTCCTGCCTGACTGGATGGAACCGGGTGAGCGGCGCTACGCTGTCTTCGATGTTGACCATGACGGTTGCGCTGGCGGGCCTGACGCTGACGCCTTCGCTGAGCTAGTTGGGCGCGTTCATGCCTTCCTCGACGATCCGAGCAACGTGGCGCGGTTCTATAACGCTCTGATGTCCAGAGAGCTGCCAACGACGTTCAACGCGAAGAGCCTGAACATCACCGACCAAGCGACGCCGATCATGAAGCGACTGCAGGAGACGAGCCGCCAGACCAACCTCGACCAATTGGAGGAATATCTGAACGCTGAGAAGCTTGTGGTCGTGCCGCAGGAGACTGTCGCGACCTACGTTCGGGAGGAGCTGAACGGTAATGGCAATCAAACCCGCCATCTGATGAACGAGCTGAGATGGATTAAGTCCACTGTGAAGTGGGGGGGCCGAGACTATGCAAGGTCGATCTGGGCTCGCCCGGGCTACATTGTCGATGGCGGAAAGATCTTCGGCACCGGGCACGACGGGACACCGATCGCGGATTACCTCGACACAACCCGGATGCACGGAGAAATCGAGGTGATCCAATGA
- the ggt gene encoding gamma-glutamyltransferase: MRFALVGLALCLGSAATAQQVADSVAPEASGAGVFADLPAGLAASAEAKAQGRPVVADNWMVAAANPHAVQAGADVLAAGGTAADALVAVQAMLGLVEPQSSGLGGGAFLVWYDAKSGAVTTLDGRETAPLAATPQLFQDQDGAPLKFFDAVVGGRSVGTPGTPALMADVHARWGNRDWASLLAPAQQVAQDGFAVSPRLAKLVAGDAMRLATSPDTAAYFLPEGAPIEVGATLRNPAYAQTLATFAKEGAGAFYGGAIGRQIVAAVQGAEGNPGVLSETDLAIYQVKERAAVCAPYRGHEVCGMGPPSSGAVAVGQILGLLEGSDLSAGPLDPEVRRLMGDAGRLAFADRGRYLADSDYVPVPVQGLLEPGYLAERAKLLDGDAALTEVAPGNPEFDHALNWADDAAIELPSTSHVSIVDSYGNVASLTTTIENGFGSRVMAGGFLLNNELTDFSFRSHRDGVPVANRVEPGKRPRSSMAPTIVLKDGKPVLAVGSPGGSRIIGYVAQAIVGVIDWGLDVQQAVMVPHAVNRFGTYDLEAGTPAETLAAPLEAMGFEVNARGLTSGLHLIAIGNDLQGGADQRREGIAYGE, encoded by the coding sequence ATGAGATTTGCTTTGGTCGGACTTGCCTTGTGTCTTGGATCAGCTGCGACCGCGCAGCAGGTGGCTGACAGCGTCGCGCCTGAGGCGTCAGGGGCAGGGGTCTTTGCAGATCTTCCCGCGGGACTGGCAGCATCCGCCGAGGCCAAGGCGCAGGGGCGGCCCGTGGTGGCGGACAATTGGATGGTCGCGGCGGCCAATCCCCATGCGGTGCAGGCCGGTGCAGATGTGCTCGCGGCGGGCGGCACGGCGGCAGATGCCCTGGTGGCTGTGCAGGCCATGTTGGGTTTGGTTGAGCCGCAAAGCTCTGGTCTGGGCGGCGGCGCCTTTCTGGTTTGGTATGATGCCAAGTCGGGCGCGGTGACAACATTGGATGGCCGGGAAACCGCACCCTTGGCCGCGACACCGCAGTTGTTTCAGGATCAGGACGGCGCGCCGCTGAAGTTTTTCGATGCGGTTGTGGGCGGACGGTCCGTTGGCACGCCCGGCACGCCGGCGCTGATGGCGGACGTACATGCCCGCTGGGGCAATCGCGACTGGGCGTCTTTGCTGGCCCCGGCACAACAAGTGGCGCAGGACGGGTTTGCCGTATCGCCGCGATTGGCCAAGCTGGTGGCCGGAGATGCCATGCGTTTGGCAACTTCGCCTGACACCGCAGCCTATTTTCTTCCGGAGGGGGCGCCGATTGAAGTGGGGGCCACCCTGCGCAATCCGGCCTATGCGCAGACACTTGCCACATTTGCCAAGGAGGGCGCGGGCGCGTTTTATGGCGGTGCCATCGGGCGCCAGATCGTGGCGGCCGTTCAGGGCGCAGAGGGCAATCCGGGTGTACTGTCCGAGACGGATCTGGCGATCTATCAGGTCAAGGAACGCGCCGCCGTTTGCGCGCCCTATCGCGGCCATGAGGTCTGCGGCATGGGGCCGCCCTCCTCGGGCGCTGTGGCGGTTGGGCAGATCCTTGGGCTGCTTGAAGGCTCCGACCTGAGTGCCGGACCGCTTGACCCAGAGGTGCGCCGCCTGATGGGGGATGCGGGGCGTTTGGCCTTTGCAGACCGCGGCCGGTATCTCGCGGACAGCGATTATGTGCCCGTGCCGGTACAGGGATTGCTGGAGCCGGGCTATCTGGCGGAGCGGGCGAAACTGCTGGATGGGGATGCGGCCTTGACCGAGGTTGCACCGGGCAATCCGGAATTTGATCATGCACTGAACTGGGCCGATGACGCGGCGATTGAGCTGCCGTCGACCAGCCATGTGTCGATTGTTGACAGCTATGGCAATGTGGCCAGCCTGACCACGACCATTGAAAACGGTTTTGGATCACGCGTCATGGCGGGTGGTTTTCTGCTCAACAATGAGTTGACAGATTTTTCCTTCCGTTCGCACCGCGACGGGGTGCCGGTGGCCAATCGGGTGGAGCCCGGCAAGCGGCCCCGCTCTTCCATGGCACCAACCATCGTGCTCAAAGATGGCAAACCGGTGCTGGCCGTGGGCAGCCCGGGCGGAAGCCGCATCATCGGCTATGTGGCGCAAGCCATTGTCGGGGTGATCGACTGGGGGCTCGACGTGCAGCAAGCGGTGATGGTGCCTCATGCCGTTAACCGCTTTGGCACCTATGATCTGGAGGCGGGCACACCGGCCGAAACGCTTGCCGCCCCGCTCGAAGCGATGGGATTTGAGGTGAACGCGCGGGGGCTGACCTCCGGTCTGCATCTGATTGCCATTGGCAATGATCTGCAGGGCGGTGCCGATCAGCGCCGCGAAGGCATCGCATACGGAGAATAA
- a CDS encoding mechanosensitive ion channel domain-containing protein produces MRLFALILCLFLPFATLAQSVDQPNGTIAIEDNASADAAIATRIRDILGELEGYEDISVTVSSGIVTLRGTTLDTATAVRLTELVGRVEGVVAIENEVFETTDVARRLNPAVDRFKARATQLVAFLPLALIALGVFVLIVFAGFFIARMRQPWDRLSPNAFIADIYRQILRLLFVIGGLVVALDIVGATALLSGILGAAGIVGLAIGFAVRDTVENFIASIMLSIRQPFRPNDTVEINGDTGKVIRLTSRATILLSFDGNHIRIPNATVFKSRIVNFSRNAERRFTFALSVASDTDLDAARQLALQTLNDLPFVLDSPEVSVWVESVDDFWITLMMAAWIDQNETSIVLARSEAIRLTQAALDGAGMAAPVPGYRIENLPAVLQAPAPAPEETKESRPPAPAPVQDVEATADKELEKIVDQERAELARRDLLNMNASEE; encoded by the coding sequence ATGCGCCTATTTGCCCTGATCTTGTGCCTGTTCCTGCCTTTTGCCACCCTCGCGCAAAGCGTGGATCAACCCAATGGCACCATCGCCATCGAAGACAACGCCAGCGCCGATGCCGCCATTGCCACCCGAATTCGCGATATTCTTGGGGAATTGGAGGGCTATGAAGACATCAGCGTCACGGTATCCTCCGGCATTGTCACCCTGCGCGGCACCACGCTGGATACGGCAACCGCAGTCCGCCTGACCGAGCTGGTTGGCCGGGTTGAGGGGGTGGTCGCGATCGAGAACGAGGTGTTCGAGACCACGGATGTGGCCCGCCGCCTGAACCCCGCGGTGGACCGGTTCAAGGCCCGCGCCACGCAATTGGTGGCCTTCCTGCCGCTGGCGCTGATTGCGCTCGGCGTATTCGTCCTGATTGTTTTTGCCGGGTTCTTCATCGCCCGGATGCGGCAACCCTGGGATCGCTTGTCGCCCAACGCCTTTATCGCCGACATCTACCGCCAGATCCTGCGCCTGCTGTTTGTGATCGGCGGCCTGGTTGTGGCGCTGGATATCGTGGGCGCAACGGCACTGCTGTCTGGCATTCTGGGTGCGGCCGGGATTGTCGGCCTCGCCATCGGTTTTGCCGTGCGCGACACGGTGGAGAATTTCATCGCCTCGATCATGCTGTCGATCCGCCAGCCGTTTCGCCCCAATGACACGGTCGAGATCAACGGCGACACCGGCAAGGTGATCCGCCTGACCAGCCGCGCCACCATTTTGCTCAGCTTTGATGGCAATCACATTCGCATCCCCAATGCGACCGTTTTCAAAAGCCGCATCGTGAACTTTTCGCGCAATGCAGAGCGGCGGTTTACATTTGCGCTGTCTGTGGCCTCGGACACCGATCTGGATGCTGCACGGCAATTGGCGTTGCAGACTCTGAACGATCTGCCCTTCGTACTGGACAGCCCTGAGGTGTCGGTTTGGGTTGAATCGGTGGATGATTTCTGGATCACGCTGATGATGGCGGCATGGATTGATCAGAATGAGACCAGCATCGTTCTGGCGCGCAGCGAGGCGATCCGCCTGACCCAGGCGGCCTTGGACGGGGCAGGAATGGCAGCGCCTGTGCCGGGCTACCGCATCGAAAACCTGCCTGCGGTCCTGCAAGCGCCGGCGCCCGCCCCCGAGGAAACAAAAGAAAGCCGCCCCCCTGCCCCAGCACCGGTTCAGGATGTGGAGGCAACAGCCGATAAAGAGCTTGAGAAAATCGTCGATCAGGAGCGCGCTGAACTGGCGCGCCGCGATCTTCTGAATATGAATGCGTCCGAGGAGTAA